In Oligoflexus sp., a single window of DNA contains:
- a CDS encoding aminotransferase class I/II-fold pyridoxal phosphate-dependent enzyme gives MTLQREPGLSTLSVHGGEARVKSDYGLVDPIHCSSTYTFENTASLIAMLEGESEERDEYARYSSPNSRTVEKKLAELEGTEDAILCTTGMSALALLFLADLKPGDKLVFFDQCYHRTRQFCFEYLKAYGVDCVQIPTGDFQALEQAMDGRTRLLFTELPTNPHLTVIDLERFVQIAKAYDAATCIDATLASPVNHLPARWGVDYIVHSATKYLGGHNDLLAGTIAGSKARLEPLRKLQGIIGAIAAPHTAWLLQRGLKTLPLRVQQQNKTGLAVAAFLNQHKAVKKVYYPGLPTHPSFEQAQKYLSGCGGLISFELKTDREGCARFIDACRIPRIGPSLGGVESLIEQPAIMSFYKASEADRLRWGIDSALVRLSLGIEDTQDLLTDLDQALSRI, from the coding sequence ATGACTCTGCAACGTGAACCAGGTCTTTCCACTCTTTCCGTTCATGGAGGGGAGGCTCGAGTCAAAAGCGACTACGGACTCGTGGATCCGATCCATTGTTCATCAACATATACATTTGAAAACACCGCCTCGCTCATCGCCATGCTTGAAGGTGAAAGCGAGGAACGCGATGAATACGCCCGCTACAGCAGCCCCAACTCCCGCACCGTCGAGAAAAAGCTGGCGGAACTTGAAGGCACCGAGGACGCGATCCTTTGCACCACCGGCATGTCGGCTCTGGCCCTTCTCTTCCTGGCCGATCTGAAGCCCGGCGACAAGCTTGTCTTCTTCGATCAGTGCTATCACCGCACAAGGCAGTTCTGCTTTGAATATCTGAAGGCCTACGGTGTGGACTGCGTGCAGATTCCCACTGGGGATTTTCAGGCACTGGAGCAGGCCATGGATGGCCGCACGCGTCTTCTGTTCACCGAGCTGCCGACCAACCCGCATCTGACCGTCATCGACCTTGAACGCTTCGTGCAGATTGCCAAGGCCTATGATGCCGCGACCTGCATCGATGCAACCCTGGCCAGCCCTGTGAATCACCTTCCCGCGCGCTGGGGTGTGGATTACATCGTGCATTCCGCCACCAAATATCTCGGTGGGCACAACGATCTTCTCGCGGGCACGATCGCCGGAAGCAAGGCCCGTTTGGAACCCCTCCGCAAACTGCAGGGCATCATCGGCGCTATCGCTGCGCCGCATACCGCCTGGCTTTTGCAAAGAGGTTTGAAAACCCTGCCCCTTCGCGTTCAGCAGCAGAATAAAACCGGCCTTGCCGTGGCGGCATTTTTGAATCAGCACAAAGCCGTGAAGAAAGTGTATTACCCCGGACTCCCCACCCATCCGAGCTTTGAGCAGGCGCAAAAATACCTCTCGGGTTGTGGGGGCCTCATCAGCTTCGAACTCAAAACCGATCGGGAAGGCTGCGCGCGCTTCATAGATGCCTGCCGCATCCCGCGGATCGGTCCCAGCCTCGGCGGAGTGGAATCCTTGATCGAGCAACCGGCGATCATGAGTTTCTATAAGGCATCGGAAGCCGATCGCCTGCGTTGGGGTATCGATAGTGCTCTTGTGCGTCTCTCGCTTGGCATCGAGGATACCCAGGATCTTTTGACTGATCTGGACCAGGCTTTGAGCCGCATCTAA
- a CDS encoding PLP-dependent aspartate aminotransferase family protein: MHLSTRSIHIGNEKDPLTGAVIPPLYLAATFAPPGEFSEAAFDYSRSGNPTRAGLETTLAALEEGVGALAYASGMAAIHGALMLLKSGDHVIAGTDIYGGTYRILHKILSRVGIETSLVPFDDLEAVEAAIRPTTRMIWAENPGNPLLSLVDIEALAEIAHRHDALLAVDNTFATPVATQPLKLGADIVMHSATKFLGGHSDLLGGALVVRDKALLKELYFIQNATGGVMAPLDCYLCARGIKTLEVRFREQCKSALWIAQFLENHPAVKKVFYPGLPSHPQYDIAQKQLRGLYGAVVSFELKADFLATKRFISATRLFQRAVSVGAVESLIEQPASMSHASYDKADRVKAGIDDGLIRLSIGLEHVQDLIEDLQGAFQHTLNHEAVHTPEVNWDLEAGYFS; the protein is encoded by the coding sequence ATGCATTTATCCACGCGTTCGATTCACATTGGCAATGAAAAAGATCCTCTGACCGGCGCGGTGATTCCACCGCTATACCTGGCCGCGACCTTCGCGCCTCCCGGTGAATTCAGTGAAGCCGCATTTGATTACAGCAGAAGCGGCAATCCCACCCGGGCCGGCCTTGAAACCACGCTCGCCGCGCTGGAAGAAGGCGTCGGGGCGCTGGCCTATGCCTCGGGCATGGCGGCCATTCACGGGGCTTTGATGCTTTTGAAAAGCGGCGATCATGTGATTGCCGGCACTGATATTTACGGCGGGACCTATCGCATCCTGCACAAGATCCTGAGCCGCGTGGGCATTGAAACCTCGCTTGTGCCCTTCGATGATCTGGAAGCGGTGGAAGCCGCGATCCGTCCGACCACGCGCATGATCTGGGCGGAAAATCCGGGCAATCCCCTTCTTTCCCTGGTCGATATTGAAGCCTTGGCCGAAATCGCCCATCGACATGATGCCTTGCTCGCCGTGGATAATACCTTCGCCACACCCGTCGCCACCCAGCCTTTGAAACTCGGAGCGGACATCGTCATGCATTCCGCGACCAAGTTCTTAGGCGGACATTCCGATCTTTTGGGTGGGGCCCTGGTCGTTCGGGACAAGGCACTTTTGAAAGAACTTTATTTCATTCAGAATGCCACCGGGGGCGTGATGGCTCCGCTGGACTGTTACCTCTGTGCGCGCGGGATTAAAACGCTCGAAGTGCGTTTCCGCGAACAATGTAAAAGCGCACTTTGGATTGCCCAGTTCCTGGAAAACCATCCCGCCGTGAAAAAAGTCTTTTACCCCGGCCTTCCCTCGCATCCTCAATACGACATTGCTCAGAAACAATTGCGCGGACTTTATGGAGCGGTCGTAAGCTTCGAACTCAAAGCCGACTTCCTGGCCACCAAACGTTTCATCAGCGCCACCCGACTCTTCCAACGAGCGGTGAGCGTCGGTGCCGTCGAATCCTTGATCGAACAGCCGGCATCCATGTCGCATGCAAGTTACGACAAGGCTGATCGCGTGAAGGCCGGCATTGATGATGGCTTGATCCGCCTGTCGATCGGTCTGGAGCATGTGCAGGATCTGATCGAGGATCTTCAGGGTGCGTTTCAACACACTCTGAATCACGAGGCCGTGCACACGCCCGAAGTCAACTGGGACCTGGAAGCCGGTTACTTCAGCTAA
- a CDS encoding DMT family transporter, protein MSQPNRRLGIQQVIASGLCFGCLGLFGKLLYEHGATAGELLALRFTFAALMLFGWHALRDPRRLILPWRQLLSCALLGVFGYALFAWCFFSALGGLSASLSVLLLYTYPVMVTIGARFLFQEKIPRQKLWALPLVLVGTVALVWGEIAVEKASALVFALCAALFYSLYILLSSRLLRKVPADISVPYIQTFAALILSLLFVHDLERVQMLWTNAWWIILSIAFIGTVLAMSLFLAGLQKLQNWEVALLSTTEPLSGVLLASLFLGERLTPSQVLGGIGILLGLLLIARPVPRPALS, encoded by the coding sequence GTGTCACAGCCAAACCGTCGATTGGGTATTCAGCAGGTCATCGCATCCGGACTTTGTTTTGGCTGTCTGGGGCTTTTTGGAAAACTGCTTTATGAGCACGGAGCCACAGCTGGGGAACTGCTCGCCCTGCGCTTTACTTTTGCGGCGCTTATGCTTTTTGGATGGCATGCCCTGCGGGATCCCCGGCGTTTGATTCTACCCTGGCGCCAGCTTTTATCATGTGCGCTCCTCGGCGTTTTCGGTTATGCGCTCTTTGCCTGGTGCTTTTTTTCGGCCTTGGGTGGGCTGTCGGCGTCTTTGTCGGTGCTTCTTCTCTATACCTATCCTGTAATGGTAACCATCGGCGCGCGATTTCTGTTTCAGGAAAAAATTCCGCGGCAGAAACTTTGGGCCTTGCCGCTGGTTCTGGTCGGGACGGTGGCCTTGGTGTGGGGGGAGATTGCAGTGGAAAAGGCCAGCGCCCTGGTTTTCGCTCTTTGTGCGGCGCTCTTTTATTCCCTCTATATTCTTCTATCGAGTCGGCTTTTGCGGAAGGTGCCTGCGGATATTTCCGTGCCGTACATTCAAACCTTTGCGGCCTTGATTCTCTCCCTCCTCTTCGTGCATGACCTGGAACGCGTGCAGATGCTGTGGACCAACGCCTGGTGGATTATTCTGTCGATTGCCTTCATTGGAACCGTCCTGGCCATGAGTTTATTTCTGGCCGGTCTGCAAAAACTGCAGAACTGGGAGGTCGCGCTCCTCAGCACCACCGAACCCCTTTCGGGCGTTCTGCTCGCTTCGCTTTTTCTAGGAGAACGCTTAACCCCCAGCCAGGTGCTGGGGGGTATTGGTATCCTTCTTGGGCTTTTGCTGATCGCAAGGCCTGTGCCGCGGCCGGCGCTTAGCTGA